The following coding sequences are from one Hymenobacter sp. DG25A window:
- a CDS encoding SdpI family protein encodes MKAAFSIWSLFTLLLVLLPSLYLFYTWPSLPAHIPTHFGMGGNANGYTNKENMWLLCTLAPLGICLLLWFTPRLDPKRRLNAGSANYQKLMLALVGFMSGLLVYILYLAIHPQEKAGQGMAILMGLFFMLMGNYLTTVPPNYFMGFKTPWALEFPLIWARIHRVGGWMFCVTGLLSSLLAVLWSVPVATGVLIAGVLATVIVVYGYSYYLYQQVGKAA; translated from the coding sequence ATGAAAGCTGCCTTTTCCATCTGGAGTCTGTTTACGCTGTTGCTTGTGCTGCTGCCTTCGCTCTATTTGTTTTATACCTGGCCCAGCCTGCCGGCGCATATTCCCACGCACTTTGGTATGGGAGGCAATGCTAATGGCTATACCAATAAAGAAAACATGTGGCTGCTATGCACCTTGGCGCCCCTTGGCATCTGCCTTCTACTCTGGTTTACCCCGCGCTTAGACCCTAAGCGGCGTCTGAATGCCGGCAGTGCCAATTACCAGAAGCTGATGTTGGCCTTGGTAGGTTTTATGAGCGGTTTGCTGGTTTACATTTTGTATCTGGCAATTCATCCGCAGGAAAAGGCAGGGCAGGGTATGGCCATTCTCATGGGGTTATTCTTTATGTTGATGGGAAACTACCTGACTACCGTGCCGCCCAACTATTTTATGGGCTTTAAAACCCCGTGGGCCCTGGAGTTTCCCCTGATTTGGGCCCGTATTCATCGGGTAGGGGGCTGGATGTTTTGTGTAACCGGCTTGCTTAGCTCCCTGCTGGCCGTGTTATGGTCGGTGCCGGTAGCTACGGGAGTATTAATTGCCGGGGTGCTGGCAACGGTTATAGTGGTCTATGGCTACTCTTATTACTTATATCAACAGGTAGGTAAAGCAGCCTAA
- a CDS encoding autorepressor SdpR family transcription factor encodes MNALFKALNDPTRRAILELLREQPRTAGEIANHFQFSKPTISHHLDLLRQADLVSSEKQGQFIRYTLNMTVMDELLGWLLQFKS; translated from the coding sequence TTGAACGCACTCTTCAAAGCTCTTAATGACCCCACGCGCCGCGCCATTCTGGAGCTGCTGCGCGAACAGCCGCGCACGGCCGGGGAAATAGCCAACCACTTCCAGTTCTCGAAGCCCACCATCAGCCACCACCTCGATTTGCTACGGCAGGCCGACCTGGTGAGCAGCGAAAAGCAGGGGCAGTTTATCCGCTACACCTTAAACATGACGGTGATGGATGAGCTGCTGGGCTGGCTTTTGCAATTCAAATCATAA
- the aspS gene encoding aspartate--tRNA ligase, with protein sequence MLRTHTCGELRPDHIGQTVTLCGWVQRTRDAGGIFWIVLRDRYGLTQLALEEGVESEEIRAKGRELGREFVISVTGKVAERYSKNDKMPTGAIEIRVEQLEVLNPAKLPPFLIEDETDGGDDLRMKYRYLDLRRNPVRQNLMLRHRVAQATRRYLDGQEFIEVETPVLIKSTPEGARDFVVPSRMNPGEFYALPQSPQTFKQLLMVSGFDRYFQIVKCFRDEDLRADRQPEFTQIDCEMSFVEQEDILNTFEGLVQYLFQEVKGLDIGTLPRMTYADAMRYYGNDKPDTRFEMKFVELNDLVKGQGFPVFDNAGLVVGINAINSAVYTRKQLDELTDFVKRPQVGATGLVYARIEPDGAVKSSVDKFYSQEELQKWKAAFNANPGDLLLILAGDPNKTRKALSELRLEMGQRMGLRDKDTFSALWVVDFPLLEYIEEEGRYFAMHHPFTSPKPEDVALLDNPDTIGEVRANAYDMVINGVEVGGGSIRIHDRAVQARMFSLLGFSDEEAKAQFGFLLDAFEYGAPPHGGIAFGFDRLCSLFGGADSIRDFIAFPKNNSGRDVMIDSPSQISEAQLKELSIKTAVVAK encoded by the coding sequence ATGCTCCGTACGCACACCTGCGGCGAACTTCGCCCCGACCATATTGGCCAAACCGTTACGCTCTGTGGCTGGGTACAGCGCACCCGCGACGCTGGCGGTATTTTCTGGATTGTGCTGCGCGACCGGTATGGCCTCACCCAGCTGGCTCTGGAAGAAGGCGTGGAGAGCGAAGAAATCCGCGCGAAAGGCCGGGAGCTGGGCCGCGAATTCGTGATTAGCGTGACGGGCAAAGTGGCCGAGCGCTACTCCAAAAACGACAAAATGCCCACCGGGGCCATTGAAATCAGGGTGGAGCAGCTGGAGGTGCTGAACCCCGCCAAGCTGCCGCCTTTCCTGATTGAAGACGAAACCGACGGCGGCGACGACCTGCGGATGAAATACCGCTACCTGGACCTGCGCCGCAACCCCGTGCGCCAGAACCTGATGCTGCGCCACCGCGTGGCCCAGGCCACCCGCCGCTACCTCGATGGCCAGGAGTTCATCGAAGTGGAAACCCCCGTGCTCATCAAAAGCACCCCGGAAGGCGCCCGCGACTTTGTGGTGCCCTCCCGCATGAACCCCGGCGAGTTTTACGCCCTGCCGCAGTCGCCCCAGACGTTCAAGCAGCTGCTGATGGTGTCGGGCTTCGACCGCTACTTCCAGATTGTAAAATGCTTCCGCGACGAAGACCTGCGCGCTGACCGCCAGCCGGAGTTCACGCAGATTGACTGCGAAATGTCCTTTGTGGAGCAGGAAGACATCCTCAACACGTTTGAAGGGCTGGTGCAGTACCTGTTCCAGGAAGTGAAAGGCCTCGATATTGGCACCCTGCCCCGCATGACCTACGCCGATGCCATGCGCTATTACGGCAACGACAAGCCCGACACCCGCTTCGAAATGAAGTTTGTGGAGCTGAATGACCTGGTAAAGGGCCAGGGTTTCCCAGTGTTCGATAACGCCGGTCTGGTAGTAGGCATCAACGCCATCAACTCCGCCGTGTACACCCGCAAGCAGCTGGATGAGCTGACGGATTTCGTGAAGCGCCCGCAGGTGGGCGCCACCGGCCTGGTGTACGCCCGCATCGAGCCCGATGGCGCCGTGAAATCATCGGTTGACAAGTTCTATTCCCAGGAAGAGCTTCAGAAGTGGAAAGCCGCTTTCAACGCCAACCCCGGCGACCTGCTGCTGATTCTGGCCGGCGACCCCAACAAAACCCGCAAAGCCCTAAGCGAGCTGCGCCTGGAAATGGGCCAGCGCATGGGCCTGCGCGACAAAGACACTTTCTCGGCTCTGTGGGTAGTTGATTTTCCGCTGCTGGAATACATTGAGGAGGAAGGCCGCTACTTCGCCATGCACCACCCCTTCACTTCGCCCAAGCCCGAGGACGTAGCGCTGCTCGATAACCCCGACACCATCGGGGAAGTACGCGCCAACGCCTACGACATGGTGATTAACGGCGTAGAAGTGGGCGGCGGCTCCATCCGTATTCACGACCGCGCCGTGCAGGCCCGCATGTTCTCGCTGCTGGGCTTCTCCGATGAGGAAGCCAAAGCGCAGTTCGGCTTCCTACTCGATGCCTTTGAGTATGGCGCGCCACCCCACGGCGGCATTGCCTTCGGCTTCGACCGCCTCTGCTCGCTCTTCGGCGGCGCCGATTCCATCCGGGACTTCATTGCCTTCCCCAAAAACAACTCCGGCCGCGACGTCATGATTGATTCGCCTTCCCAGATTTCGGAGGCGCAGTTGAAGGAGCTGAGTATTAAGACGGCGGTGGTAGCCAAGTAG
- a CDS encoding ABC transporter ATP-binding protein, producing MELVIDHLSKTYPNGTKALNNVSLRIEPGMFGLLGPNGAGKSSLMRTISTLQEADAGSIQLGDIDVLHQPERVRQVLGYLPQEFGVYPKVTAAELLEHFAVLKGISNKSERRQVVDALLHQTNLYNVRNKNLGGYSGGMKQRFGIAQALLGNPRLIIVDEPTAGLDPTERNRFHNLLAEIGEDRIVILSTHIVSDVSDLCRQFAIINKGQVLYTGDPLQAIEEMRNQIWRRTIRKDELAAYQQQFSVISSRLFAGQTIIHVHSLSQPGNGFEGVEPTLEDVYFARIHAAENVASEVLKG from the coding sequence ATGGAACTGGTTATCGACCACCTCTCCAAGACGTACCCCAACGGCACCAAGGCCCTCAACAATGTTTCCCTACGCATTGAGCCGGGTATGTTTGGCCTGCTGGGCCCCAACGGAGCGGGCAAGTCCTCGTTGATGCGCACCATTTCCACCTTGCAGGAGGCCGATGCCGGCAGCATTCAGCTGGGCGATATTGATGTGCTGCACCAGCCGGAGAGAGTACGACAGGTGCTGGGCTACCTGCCCCAGGAGTTTGGCGTATACCCCAAAGTAACGGCGGCCGAGCTGCTGGAGCACTTTGCGGTGCTCAAAGGCATCAGCAATAAAAGTGAGCGGCGGCAGGTAGTGGATGCCTTGCTGCACCAGACCAACCTCTACAATGTGCGCAACAAGAATCTGGGCGGCTACTCCGGCGGCATGAAGCAGCGTTTCGGCATTGCGCAGGCCCTGCTCGGCAACCCCCGGCTTATCATTGTGGATGAGCCCACGGCCGGCCTGGACCCTACCGAGCGCAACCGCTTCCACAACCTGCTGGCAGAAATTGGCGAGGACCGCATTGTGATTCTGAGCACCCACATTGTGTCCGATGTATCGGACCTGTGCCGGCAGTTTGCCATCATCAACAAAGGGCAGGTGCTGTACACCGGCGACCCGCTGCAGGCCATTGAGGAAATGCGCAACCAGATCTGGCGGCGCACCATCCGCAAGGATGAGCTGGCCGCGTATCAACAGCAGTTTTCCGTGATTTCCTCGCGCCTGTTTGCCGGCCAGACCATTATTCACGTGCACAGCCTGTCCCAGCCCGGCAACGGTTTTGAGGGCGTGGAGCCGACGCTGGAAGACGTGTACTTTGCCCGCATTCACGCGGCCGAAAACGTGGCTTCGGAAGTACTAAAAGGCTAA
- a CDS encoding M1 family aminopeptidase has translation MFLEIFLFELRYRLKRPATYIYFFLMALMGFLFMLALGGVFGANVTIGGASGKVLANSAYQVNTILTVVSLFGVFITSSMMGTPVYRDFDHRTHSLYYTAPISKAGYLGGRFLGSFIVTVAVFLGGALGAWLATYWPTMLPDKLGPNMLAAYLHPYLQIVIPNLFLTGAIFFTAATLTRSALAIYLGGVLFLVLYSISGSLQQDMDNETLRSLLDPLGGAAIDLTQRYWTTAERNTLLMPWSTYILQNRLLWMSVGVLTLVACYVFFRFSFANKADSGPRPKAGEALGVAARPNQLTLPQVTPLFTPGLAWAQLGRLVRLEFFSTIRSVYFMGIVGAGVLFLLISGMQVGKMYGTNTFPVTPVVVQLLAGTFALFQLIIITFYAGELVWRERDSNVHQIYDAMPMPSWVPFVAKLGALMLIQVVLLAVVLVCGLLLQTLKGYFNYELDVYLKELFGFRLVGMLMLCVLAMLVQVLANNKYLGHFIMILYYAFNLFQSTLGLEHNLYSFNSAPGTPYSAMNGYGHFVLPFLTFKAYWAMFAVLLALASSLLWPRGTETRFSWRWQQVRSSFSPALRVVAGVALLAFAGLGAYIFYNTNVLNSYRTSDEEEALTARYEKTYKRYAKRPQPRIVAVNIQADLFPQERDIRFRGSYWLLNRSGQPIDSVHLVSSSEAEIKQLALGRAGKEVLHDQIGDIDYRIVRLAQALQPGDSVQLNFDLAYTNPGFKNEELSTNVVYNGTFVNNSQMLPHIGYQDAVELSSDDTRKEQGLLPKARMAGVNDSLARMNTYIGNDGDWIRFEATISTTPDQIAIAPGYLQKEWTKDGRRYFHYKMDAPILNFYSFLSARYAVYKDQWQNIPIEIYYQPGHEYNLKRMASGVKKGLEYYTTHFGPYQHRQVRILEFPGYSSFAQSFPNTIPFSESIGFIADVDSTDPKDIDYPLYVTAHEVAHQWFAHQIIGGNVQGGTLMSETLSQYGALMVMKHLYGEEKMKKFLRFELNTYLVGRSTERKKEVPLYLVENQPYIHYRKGSLVMYALQDYIGEAAVNAAIKEYRDKVAYQRAPFTNSVEFVGYLRKHTPDSLQYLVTDLFERITLYENKVDSASYRKLPNGQYRVQFTVDTKKLYADSLGNETADLKSRDLIEVGVLGRKKVKGKWLDVPLLVQKQRLKPGLNHLEFTTPQKPERVGIDPFNKLIDRNPDDNVKAPTEKKV, from the coding sequence ATGTTCCTCGAAATCTTCCTTTTTGAGCTTCGTTACCGTCTGAAACGGCCGGCAACCTATATCTATTTCTTTTTGATGGCCCTGATGGGCTTCCTGTTCATGCTGGCCTTGGGTGGCGTGTTTGGGGCCAATGTGACCATTGGCGGCGCAAGCGGCAAGGTGCTGGCCAACTCCGCCTATCAGGTAAACACCATTCTCACGGTGGTAAGCCTGTTTGGCGTGTTCATCACCTCCTCCATGATGGGCACCCCGGTATACCGGGACTTCGACCACCGCACCCACTCCCTCTACTACACCGCCCCCATCAGCAAAGCCGGCTATCTGGGCGGGCGTTTTCTGGGCTCGTTTATCGTAACGGTGGCCGTTTTTCTGGGTGGAGCCCTGGGCGCCTGGCTGGCTACGTACTGGCCCACCATGCTCCCCGATAAGCTGGGGCCTAACATGCTGGCGGCCTATCTGCACCCTTACCTGCAGATTGTGATTCCCAACCTGTTTCTGACGGGCGCCATCTTCTTTACGGCGGCTACGCTTACCCGCTCGGCGCTGGCTATCTACCTGGGCGGTGTGCTGTTTCTGGTGTTGTACTCCATCAGCGGCAGCCTGCAGCAGGATATGGATAACGAAACCCTGCGCAGCCTGCTCGACCCCCTGGGCGGTGCCGCCATTGACCTGACCCAGCGCTATTGGACAACAGCCGAGCGTAACACCCTGCTGATGCCCTGGAGCACCTACATCCTGCAAAACCGCCTGCTCTGGATGAGCGTGGGCGTGCTGACGCTGGTGGCCTGCTACGTTTTCTTCCGCTTTTCCTTCGCCAACAAAGCCGACTCCGGCCCCCGGCCCAAGGCCGGCGAGGCCCTGGGCGTGGCCGCCCGGCCCAACCAGCTGACGCTACCGCAGGTAACGCCCCTTTTCACGCCGGGCCTGGCCTGGGCCCAGCTGGGCCGCCTGGTGCGGCTGGAGTTTTTCAGCACCATCCGCAGCGTGTACTTTATGGGTATTGTAGGCGCCGGGGTGTTGTTTTTGCTGATTTCCGGCATGCAGGTGGGCAAGATGTATGGCACCAATACCTTCCCGGTTACGCCCGTGGTGGTGCAGCTGCTGGCCGGCACGTTTGCCCTGTTTCAGCTCATCATTATCACCTTCTACGCCGGCGAGCTGGTGTGGCGCGAGCGGGACTCCAACGTGCATCAGATTTACGATGCCATGCCCATGCCCAGTTGGGTGCCGTTTGTGGCCAAGCTGGGCGCGCTCATGCTCATTCAGGTGGTGCTGCTGGCCGTGGTGCTGGTGTGCGGACTGCTGCTGCAGACGCTGAAAGGCTACTTCAACTATGAGCTGGATGTGTACCTGAAAGAGCTGTTCGGCTTCCGGCTGGTTGGCATGCTGATGTTGTGCGTGCTGGCCATGCTGGTGCAGGTGCTGGCCAACAACAAGTACCTCGGGCACTTCATCATGATTCTGTATTATGCCTTCAACCTGTTTCAGAGCACGCTGGGGCTGGAGCATAACCTGTACTCCTTCAACTCGGCCCCCGGCACGCCATACTCGGCCATGAACGGCTACGGGCACTTTGTGCTGCCGTTCCTGACCTTTAAAGCGTACTGGGCCATGTTTGCCGTGTTGCTGGCCCTGGCCAGCTCCCTGCTCTGGCCCCGCGGCACCGAAACCCGCTTTTCCTGGCGCTGGCAGCAGGTGCGCTCCAGCTTTTCGCCGGCCCTGCGCGTGGTAGCGGGTGTAGCGCTGCTGGCCTTTGCCGGCCTGGGCGCTTATATCTTCTACAACACCAACGTGCTCAACTCTTACCGCACCTCGGATGAGGAGGAGGCGCTGACGGCCCGCTATGAGAAAACCTACAAGCGCTACGCCAAACGGCCCCAGCCGCGCATTGTGGCGGTGAATATTCAGGCCGATTTGTTTCCGCAGGAGCGCGACATCCGCTTCCGGGGCTCCTACTGGCTGCTCAACCGCTCCGGGCAGCCCATCGACTCGGTGCACCTCGTCAGCAGTTCGGAAGCCGAGATAAAGCAGCTGGCCCTGGGCCGCGCCGGCAAGGAAGTGCTGCACGACCAGATTGGCGACATCGATTACCGCATTGTGCGCCTGGCCCAGGCCCTGCAGCCCGGCGACTCCGTGCAGCTTAACTTCGATTTGGCGTACACCAATCCCGGCTTCAAAAACGAAGAGCTCAGCACCAACGTGGTGTACAACGGCACCTTCGTGAACAACTCCCAGATGCTGCCCCACATTGGCTACCAGGATGCCGTGGAGCTGAGCTCCGATGACACCCGCAAAGAGCAGGGCCTGCTGCCGAAGGCCCGCATGGCCGGGGTAAACGATTCGCTGGCCCGCATGAACACCTACATCGGCAACGACGGGGACTGGATTCGGTTTGAAGCCACCATAAGCACCACGCCCGACCAGATTGCCATTGCCCCGGGCTACCTGCAGAAAGAGTGGACGAAAGATGGCCGCCGGTATTTCCACTACAAGATGGATGCGCCCATCCTCAACTTCTACTCCTTCCTCTCGGCGCGCTACGCCGTGTATAAGGACCAGTGGCAGAATATTCCCATTGAAATCTACTACCAGCCGGGCCACGAGTATAACCTGAAGCGCATGGCCTCCGGCGTGAAAAAGGGCCTGGAGTACTACACCACGCACTTTGGCCCCTACCAGCACCGGCAGGTGCGCATTCTGGAGTTTCCCGGCTACAGCTCTTTCGCCCAAAGCTTTCCTAACACCATTCCCTTCTCCGAGAGCATCGGCTTTATTGCCGATGTAGACTCCACCGACCCCAAAGACATTGATTACCCGCTCTACGTTACGGCCCACGAGGTGGCCCACCAGTGGTTTGCCCACCAGATTATCGGCGGCAACGTGCAGGGCGGCACGCTTATGTCGGAAACGCTGAGCCAGTACGGGGCTCTCATGGTGATGAAGCACCTCTACGGCGAGGAGAAAATGAAGAAGTTTCTGCGGTTTGAACTGAACACCTACCTGGTGGGCCGCAGCACGGAGCGCAAAAAAGAAGTGCCGCTGTATCTGGTAGAAAACCAGCCCTACATCCACTACCGCAAAGGCTCCCTGGTGATGTATGCCCTGCAGGACTACATCGGCGAAGCGGCCGTGAATGCCGCCATTAAGGAATACCGCGACAAAGTGGCTTACCAGCGCGCCCCGTTCACCAACTCGGTAGAGTTTGTGGGTTACCTGCGCAAGCACACGCCCGATTCGCTGCAGTATTTGGTGACGGACCTGTTTGAGCGCATCACGCTTTATGAAAACAAGGTAGACTCGGCCTCCTACCGCAAGCTGCCCAACGGCCAGTACCGCGTGCAGTTTACCGTGGATACCAAGAAGCTCTACGCCGACTCCCTCGGCAATGAAACGGCCGACCTGAAGTCCCGTGACCTGATTGAGGTGGGCGTGCTGGGCCGCAAAAAAGTAAAAGGCAAGTGGCTGGATGTGCCCCTGCTGGTGCAGAAGCAGCGCCTCAAGCCCGGCCTCAACCATCTGGAGTTCACCACCCCCCAGAAACCGGAGCGCGTGGGCATCGACCCATTCAATAAGCTGATAGACCGCAACCCCGATGACAACGTGAAAGCGCCCACCGAGAAAAAGGTATAA
- a CDS encoding nucleoside deaminase — translation MTLSLYSDEQYMREALKQAQYALVEEEIPIGAVVVMDRQIIARAYNQTEKLRDVTAHAEMLALTAAANHVGNKYLSDCTLYVTVEPCVMCAGASFWAQVKRVVYGAPEDKRGFRRHGNLLHPRTELVSGIMANECAALMQEFFARKRK, via the coding sequence GTGACTCTTTCCCTTTATTCTGACGAGCAGTACATGCGGGAAGCGCTCAAGCAGGCGCAGTATGCCCTGGTGGAAGAGGAAATTCCGATTGGCGCCGTGGTGGTGATGGACCGGCAGATTATTGCCCGCGCCTACAACCAGACGGAAAAGCTGCGCGACGTTACCGCCCACGCCGAAATGCTGGCCCTCACGGCCGCCGCCAACCACGTGGGCAACAAATACCTTTCCGACTGCACCCTGTACGTTACCGTAGAGCCCTGCGTGATGTGTGCCGGGGCCAGCTTCTGGGCCCAGGTAAAGCGCGTGGTGTACGGCGCCCCCGAGGACAAGCGCGGCTTCCGGCGGCACGGAAACCTGCTGCACCCGCGCACAGAGCTGGTCAGCGGCATTATGGCTAATGAGTGCGCGGCGCTGATGCAGGAGTTTTTCGCCCGCAAGCGTAAATAA
- a CDS encoding superoxide dismutase, with translation MAFELPSLPYAYDALEPHIDARTMEIHHTKHHQAYVTNLNNAIAGTELENHSLEELMHNIAAAPVAVRNNGGGHWNHSMFWTIMSPNGGGEPTGAIAQAITSAFGSYEKFKEEFTKAAVGRFGSGWAWLCKQPDGSVQICSTPNQDNPLMPDTGCKGIPVLGLDVWEHAYYLHYQNRRPDYISAFYNLINWDEVNRRFAEAG, from the coding sequence ATGGCTTTCGAACTGCCCTCGCTACCCTACGCCTACGATGCCCTTGAGCCGCACATTGATGCCCGGACCATGGAAATCCACCATACCAAGCACCATCAGGCTTATGTAACCAACCTCAACAACGCCATTGCCGGCACGGAGTTGGAAAACCATTCGTTGGAAGAGTTGATGCACAACATTGCGGCCGCTCCGGTAGCCGTGCGCAACAACGGCGGTGGCCACTGGAACCACTCGATGTTCTGGACTATTATGAGCCCCAACGGCGGCGGTGAGCCTACCGGCGCTATTGCCCAGGCCATTACCTCGGCTTTCGGCAGCTACGAGAAGTTCAAAGAAGAATTCACCAAAGCCGCGGTGGGCCGTTTCGGCTCCGGCTGGGCGTGGCTGTGCAAGCAGCCCGATGGCTCGGTGCAAATCTGCTCTACCCCCAACCAGGACAACCCGCTAATGCCCGACACCGGCTGCAAAGGCATTCCGGTACTGGGCCTGGACGTGTGGGAGCACGCCTACTACCTGCACTACCAGAACCGTCGTCCCGACTATATTTCCGCCTTCTACAATCTCATTAACTGGGATGAAGTAAACCGCCGCTTCGCTGAGGCAGGTTAA
- a CDS encoding ArsR/SmtB family transcription factor: MDTQLVAKSAGALSDKYRLSIVLALSQQPTLPFAQVQELTGLSQPCVSHHLKILADSGLVLLQKNGRCVSVTLNRGAMQELASFLGGLS, from the coding sequence ATGGATACCCAACTTGTGGCCAAATCGGCAGGGGCGCTGTCTGATAAATACCGTCTTAGCATTGTGCTGGCTCTGAGCCAGCAGCCCACGCTGCCCTTTGCGCAGGTACAGGAGCTCACGGGCCTGTCGCAGCCCTGCGTATCCCATCACCTGAAAATTCTGGCCGATAGCGGCCTGGTGCTGCTGCAAAAAAACGGCCGCTGCGTGAGCGTAACCCTGAACCGGGGGGCTATGCAGGAGCTGGCTTCGTTTTTAGGAGGCCTGAGCTGA
- a CDS encoding alkene reductase, translated as MASKLFSPAQLGQLTLSNHIVMAPMTRSRALGNVPNALMAEYYAQRASAGLIITEGTAPSANGLGYARIPGLFTPEQVAGWKLVTDAVHAKGGRVFVQLMHTGRISHPLNMAADAEIIAPSAIAAAGDMWTDQEQMKPQPTPRALTTEEVKQAVQEYVTSAKLAIEAGFDGVEIHGANGYLIDQFLNPQSNQRTDEYGGSTENRARFALEIAQATVAAIGAARTGIRLSPHGGMNDVASNYDDLNDLYLHLATELQKLDLVYLHLADHSSMGAPEVPAALVTSIREQFTNTLILSGGYDVERAEADLQSGRADLVAFGRGFIANPDFTERLEQGTELAQADQATFYAPGPEGFHQGYTDYPVLAETEAAR; from the coding sequence ATGGCTTCTAAGCTTTTTTCGCCCGCCCAGCTGGGCCAGCTTACCCTCTCTAATCATATAGTTATGGCTCCCATGACGCGCAGCCGCGCGCTGGGTAACGTGCCCAATGCCCTGATGGCAGAATATTACGCCCAGCGTGCCTCGGCCGGCCTTATCATTACCGAAGGTACTGCGCCTTCCGCCAACGGCCTGGGCTATGCCCGTATTCCCGGGCTGTTTACCCCGGAGCAGGTAGCCGGCTGGAAGCTGGTAACCGATGCCGTGCACGCCAAAGGCGGCCGCGTTTTTGTACAACTGATGCACACCGGCCGCATTTCGCACCCCCTGAACATGGCTGCTGACGCGGAAATCATTGCCCCTTCGGCCATTGCTGCCGCCGGCGACATGTGGACCGACCAGGAGCAGATGAAGCCACAGCCAACGCCCCGCGCCCTCACCACCGAGGAAGTAAAGCAGGCAGTGCAGGAATATGTAACCTCGGCTAAGCTGGCTATCGAAGCTGGTTTCGACGGCGTGGAAATCCACGGCGCCAACGGCTATCTGATTGACCAGTTCCTGAACCCCCAGAGCAACCAGCGCACCGATGAGTACGGTGGCAGCACCGAAAACCGCGCCCGCTTTGCCCTGGAAATTGCCCAGGCTACGGTAGCAGCCATCGGCGCCGCGCGCACCGGCATCCGCCTCTCGCCCCACGGCGGTATGAACGACGTAGCCTCTAATTACGACGACCTCAACGACCTGTACCTGCACTTGGCCACTGAGCTGCAAAAGCTGGACCTGGTGTACCTGCACCTGGCCGACCACAGCAGCATGGGCGCCCCGGAGGTGCCCGCCGCCCTGGTTACCAGCATCCGCGAGCAATTCACGAACACCCTCATTTTGAGCGGTGGCTACGATGTAGAGCGGGCCGAAGCCGACCTGCAGAGCGGCCGCGCCGACCTCGTAGCTTTCGGCCGGGGCTTCATTGCCAACCCCGACTTCACGGAGCGACTGGAGCAGGGCACTGAGCTGGCCCAGGCCGACCAGGCTACGTTCTATGCCCCCGGCCCCGAGGGCTTCCACCAGGGCTACACCGACTACCCGGTGCTGGCTGAAACGGAGGCTGCGCGCTAA